The window TTTCATAGTAGTACAGACCACAACTGTAGTTATGTCATGGTGCATTCCctctttttctcttattttcttatttaaacttTTACTATTCGGTTCCAGATATTTTAATAATTGGTACTATGATACCTGATACTAtgaaacatttatataaatgtaaGAGTAAGGACAAGAGACAAATAAACAATTGTAATAAGCATCCAATGTTTTAAAATCCAAACAAGAACAACCTTTCCATATTCATGCAATAGAAAAAAACCTGATAAACCCCACAAAACCAAAACCCAAAGTAATTACTTAATCAAGATCAGAAACCTCGATATAAACCTTCTTGTGTTTTTCATTTATACAACTAACAAAGGCTAAACTGATTAATtagaagaaaagagagagagagagtgctGTACAAGTGGAATGTaactagaaaagaaaaaaactactaTCTTCTTCCGCATGCTATTTTCATTCTTTTAATGGCTTAAGTCGATCCCACTTGTAGCGACCTTGGAGCGGTTTGTCATTAACGATATCGAAGTTGTACCTGCGTGTCAAAAAGTGTTCGTTATTAGAATTCCCATTATATCATGCTAAAGTACGCGTCGGATCATCTCTTATCGTGCGCAGACATTAAGGAAGCAGAGATCGGAGATGAGACTCACTTATCCATGAAACGTTTCTGATCTTTACTCTCTAGCTCCGATAAGAACTCTTCAATCTCTCCCGGCGTCGGACTCTTGCTCATTTCCGGTGTCTCTCCCAAAGCTTCTTCACTCGCTAGATTCGCCTCGTTTCTGTGAGAGACGCGCCCAGAAACAGAGAGATCATCGGAGATTTGATGAGTCTGAACACACAAAACGGAAAAGAAAATCAATGAAGAGATTCACAGATTTTGAGTCGTTGAATGATTGCTTCGGATTTTCGAAAAATCTCACCTCCAGATCTACAGAAACAGTCGGACTCTTCCTCGCGATTTCGTTCGATTCACTGCTGAAACAGATGATCGAGCTCTTGTCATCGTCTTCTCCGGCGGAGGTGACGGAGCATCCGCCTCGAGAGGAATCATCCGATGAAGCCACGGAAGGAGAAGGAACCGCGAGGAAGACGAAGTCATCA of the Brassica rapa cultivar Chiifu-401-42 chromosome A03, CAAS_Brap_v3.01, whole genome shotgun sequence genome contains:
- the LOC103859797 gene encoding cyclin-dependent kinase inhibitor 6 translates to MSERDPNCKRDARSLEASSQSHSLLKKKKLDDDFVFLAVPSPSVASSDDSSRGGCSVTSAGEDDDKSSIICFSSESNEIARKSPTVSVDLETHQISDDLSVSGRVSHRNEANLASEEALGETPEMSKSPTPGEIEEFLSELESKDQKRFMDKYNFDIVNDKPLQGRYKWDRLKPLKE